Part of the Numenius arquata chromosome 5, bNumArq3.hap1.1, whole genome shotgun sequence genome is shown below.
CCCAGCAGCTGTTGGACTCATTTCGTTTCCCTCTGGGATATTACGACAGGCCATCTCTTTTTGGAGAACACCACTGAGCAGCACCCACATCTTCTTCCTGAAGCTGATAAGTCCTAACCTGGGGGGGTCCTTGGAGAAAAGCCATTCCGAAACTCAATATCCATCTTTATGTCTTTTTAACTTATACTgtgtattttaagaagttttagTCTTGATGTAACAAATCGTGACAATTTCTGCCCTATTTTATATAGAAGATCACGTCAGTGATGCCTCTGGTTTCTGTTAGCCCTGAAATTACTGAGAAAAATTTGTTTGCAGCAAAgttggtaataaaaaaaaataataattcattgaCTTCCATGGATTATTGCAGTTTTTAATCCTGAACCCAAAGCAGTGACTTGAAACCATTTGATTGACATGCAGGTGTCCTACCAGCATGGCTATGTTTCAGAGAAGCTGGGAAGAGAAATAGGGAGAAAAAGCATGAGAGAAGTAACTGAAGTGAAGTACAGCATTTACTGTGTCTCCACCATAACAAGAACAACTTTGCATATCCATTTCTGGGTAAATCTGGCTTTCCTGAAGACTCTGCTGCAGGTAACAAACGAACTGGTTATCCTTCTATCACATTTGCAGGATAAATCCATCATCAGTAATTTACTTGATGGTTAGCAAGGTTTTGCCTTCAGCAAAATCCATCAGCTGAGTACCAGTGCTTTAATGTAAGCATGACACTATATAAATAAGTACATAGAAATAAGCCACGaagaatgatcagagggctggagcacgtctgctctggagacaggctgggagagttggggttgttcagcctggagaggagaaggttccagagagaccttatagcagccttccagtaactgaagggagcctacaggagagatggggagggactctttatgagggggtgtagtgataggacaaggggtggtggttttaaactaaaagaggggagatttagattagataccagaaagaaattccttcctgtgagggtggtgagacactggaacaggttgcccagagaagctgtggctgccccatccctggaggtgttcaaggccaggctggatggggctttgagcaacctggtgtagtgggaggtgtccctgcccatggcaggggggttgcaactcgatgatctttaaggtcccttccaactctaaacattctatgattctatgaataaagaTGTATATATTCACTGAGACATGGAGACTGTTtaatagagagagaaaaagaaccagCACGTTCCTCAGAAATGTGAGTCCTTAAACAAATTAAGgttgaaaaatttattttctttttttaaaaggaagaaaagtggtgTGGCTGTATTTGCAGCAGTGTGTACCCCAGAATATTTACACTGAAGATTAGATTAACTGATGCCATTTGATGCTCTAACGAAGtacttagggaaaaaaagctggagggagaataaaagcaaacagaagttgAAGAGATTTCTTCAGCGTGCTGGAATTATTTCTTAATCCTTTTGGTTCTCGTTATGAATGATTCCTGCCCTACAAGGCGGTTCTGCTCATGAAGAAGACTTTAAAACACATATCATCACACCAAAAGGTCTGTCAGTATCCAgcggagaggaggaaaaagagctgACTAGTGTTACCCCTAAGAGTGATACCAGATCACCTAAGAATTTGGGCATTTATGCCATCATTGCTTTACCtgcatatttcaatttttttttgttcttgttttgtatttcagcatttttttcagccATTAAAGAAATATGTGTGAAAAGTATAACCCTTCTAAAACGAAAAGAAACTGGTTTAAAGCACGTTGTTTGCAAGCTCTTGTGATTGTTTAAGGAAGATGTGTGTGTTTAACATCACATCGTGTGATGTTTTAGGAAGATGTGGCACGGCAATGAGTATTAAGCGAACCTAAGGCATCGTAAATACTGAAGTGGtaaggggttttttccctccctttgctgAAGTATGTTGTAATTCTTCCCAGTTATCACCAGGTGGCAATATCATGGCCTTAAAAGTCTCGTTTTACTGAAGTGGGGAACAGTGAGCCATGAGGAAGTGATGTATCCCTGTGCTGCAATCATTCAGGAAACAGATTAAAGTCCTCAGCAAGGTTCAGAATTCCGTCTAACTTCATCTTTTGCGTACTATAGCCAGTATTGAAATTATTACATGTTAAGCCTCcaggttttcatttaatttgtatcatttaactctcttttttttttcttttttcttttttttttttttttttaagaacttggCTTGTCAAGAATTCATGATGAAGAGCCTTCTTTTGTCTCTCTTACTTGTCTCCGTTCTGTTTATGAACAGCTTCTCAGAAGTGcagggaaggaaatggaaaggTGAAGGTACAACACGAAACCTGGAAAGTATTGCCATTGGAAGATGCTATGACTATATTAGAATTGTTAATCCTGCTGTTGGGTaagtttttgcttgtttatttgtttatggaTTAGTTTTTTTATGTTCTGTAACAAAAGGGTTATTAATCAGAAGCTTGATGTTTTGTTCCTAGCTGGGAAAGTCGTGATCCTATTGAAGCCAACGTGCTTGTGGCTGTATGGAaacaaaaaattcagctttttatttcacatttctctCCCCCTGGTGCCACAGTGTTCTCTAAGGAGAACACCGCACAGAAATGGTGGAGGTGGTATTTCCGAAGTACCAAATCTGACAGTGCTCCTGGGAAGACCAGCTTTACTTTGCGGGCCTTGTATGTCGGGTCACGTAAGAGGGAAAAGGCCACACTTTATAGCTATCCTGTGGTACTGAAAGAGACTGTTTAGCTCATCCACCTGAAAAATCAAGTAGTAATCGACTGCTGAAGTATGATCACCCATGAGCTTTCACTGGCAGTGTTAATTACACAGAACTGGAGAGAAGTCACATGCTTTGCTAAAATTACCGCTTTTTTCTGTCGTCCTTACGTTGTTTGGGCTTccgtaaaaagggaaaaaaaagacccacaAAACTAAGAAGGACAGTTTCCTGGAGTTCAGTCCTTTATTCTGCCACTGAAATTCTTCTCGCTAGTTTGAAGTGGTATTGGCAGAGAGGGCCTGGCTGGGTTTCTGCAACACTGAATTGTGGTCTTAAAACAGGTTTAGGTTGTGTTGCATAATATCAGCAAATATCACCTCCTTCCCCCAACCTCCCCTTTTCAGTTCCTGCTGCAAAGCAGGAAGATAGAGGTTTGTGGCTTTTAACAAAGGCAAAAGAACATGTTTCTTCCTTATAACATTCTTAACTTATCAGAAGCATTTTggttcatgaaagaaaaaatcatCCTAATGCCAATAACACAGTGCTAAAATTTCAGCTGAACAATTCAAGTTCGGCAAATTTATAAACACATCACAGTGGAAGGTGCCAGTAAACTTTAACTGTAGATTTCTAGACATCTACAAGATAATATATAGTATAAACTGCAAAAACTTAAGTCAGTTAACAGTTGTGTTGGTATATGAAATCTGGTCTTGCAGTAGGCTCTAGATAAGGTAGAGTTCCTATTGGAGTTAACAGCTCTCCGTTTACATCTGAAGCAGGACATGACTAGTAATACAGAATACACTAAAATGAGCAACATAAAGGATTGTTACTATGGGAATGTTAACTTTATCGTTAACTGATTGGGACTTTTAGAAGTGTAAATACAGAATTCCTGAAAGTATTTCAATATGTCTCATGTTTATGACAGTTTTGTGGTCTAGTTAATTCCTGTGACATTTTCacagtataattttaaaattgagaAGTCTGAACATACATCAAAGTATTCTTGGTCAGAACAGCATGAAGCCAGGCTGCACATTAGGACTGCTTTCCTGAGTTAAGGTCCAAAATGGCATTATAAAAAGAAGCGCTGCACGATTAATTTCATattatgtattttttctctttcccttagGTCTATAAGAAAATAGCATAATCTAAACAAAATGGGAATTTCATATTGCACAGGTGCAAAGCAGATATTCTAATTATTTATAACCCTTTCTGTTCATTCTCTGTTTCTTAATTGCCCCCAGGCTAGCTTTTACAGAGGCATGGCCACCTGGATAGGTTTTGCTTCTGAATTTATGTGcaaatagaataattttttaaaaatactttgcaaacagaaaagaagCTAGCAAAGTGTGTCTTTACACTGCAACACAGTTAAAACATAAAGATGTTtatataaacagaagaaaaactttcCCTTACATTAAAACAGAACATGCAAAATAGCagctaaaatatgcatttttacaaAATGTAATGGTCATGTAGAAGTGtgaaatttgaattaaaattatatttgaaattttcTAATAGGAGTATGCTGTGTAACACAAATGTTGCTGTAGTGCATTTCCCCATATTTCTTTACTTGTAGTATATAATGGAAGTTTTGAGAacgtatttcttttttaaatgactagTGTGAAATAAATCTAATATGACTTATTAGTGTCTATTAAGGTTGGAAGGAATTGTCCTGAACTACAGTCCTTCCCCACCCTGTagtttcaaaaagtatttttgccAGCTGAGAAATTTGGAGTAACAGAGCAGAATAATCCTTTTGATTTACAAGCTCTTCAAACCTGGATGAGAAGACacgaagaaaaaaaatgcaatatgtGAATTAATCTGAAAATTACTGCTGGATTCAACTGTCAAGAAAGATGTGAAAGAGTTCAGTTGATCATAATTTACAAGTACTAGCATGAATAAATGGGTGCTTACAGTAGACAGCTCTTTAGCAGAAAAAGAGATAAGTATATACAGTTGTCAGAAGCTAAAGTTTAACCGCTTGACATCAGAAAAAGGGTGTGAATCCCTTTATCAAGGAAGGCTATTTAAACATTGGAACTACTGATCAAGGGTCATATTGTATGACTAAAGATTTTCAGATCAAGATCCCGTATTTGCTTACGAAATACTGGATTTTTCTATATAGCTGTGGGAAGCGTGACCAGAGATTGCTGTAAGAGAATCTGTGGTCTGTTTCCTGCATGGGAGCTGCATAGCTCATCACAAGGGGTCCTTCAACTTTAAAGTGTCTGCGGCATTCAACATCACAAAACAGCTCCTTAAAGAATCTCATGAGGAGAAGCGCCAGCAGAAACCCCGCTGTCTATGGATGACATTAAATGAGCAAAACACTCTAATGGCACAGTTTGGTTTACTTATCAGGACTGCTGTTGTTCAAGCTACGGCTTTGCAATTGCAGCTGTGCGCGTTAGGAATGCTGTATGCacataaaatacattattctgtTCTGCAGAGTGTTCCCAGCATAGACATTGTCACAGCGGATGTGGGGAATGTACTGTGGGGAAAGTGGTGAAAGTAGCAATTCCCTTTTTAATTACTCCAGGCAGGCTCAGAGCTGTGACAGATGAGATCCTCCAAATCCAGAGAGATAAGACACTCCTGTCCCTGGATGGCCTGTCCTTCCACAGGAGATTATTGTCCCcaaggcagagctggcagaagggGACCTCTGAAGTGCACAGCCCAGCATCTTATTTCAGGCCTCCCTTCACAAGCAGTTTTAATGTTGAATCCTAACAGTATTCTCGTAGCTACTGCACAGTGACAGCGCGTGTCCCACAGTCACGGTGCTCATTCCAGCAAGGTAAAGCTGCATAATCCTGGGGCCTTTATAGACAGAAGGCATCTCTTTGTCAAAATCTTTATTCTATCATTGAAACTGTTTAGTAACTCCTCCTGCACTCCAATCTGACATTTTAAGAGTAGTTTTATATTTCAGTAGCTTTGCACATTTAGCTACACTTTAATTGAAATGGCTTTTTGAATCTGGAAGATTTCAAAGAACAGTGTTTTCTTTAGTATTTCTACAACGCTGGACAGCAAGCTCGCTGTATATACTGTAGCTTCTAAGATTTTTGTTGAATTACTATGTATTTCTAATTCCACACTGTAAATCttaatattttccttgctttccttcctAATCTGCTCCTGTCAGGAGTCAGGAAAAGACAAGATCTATGTGTTCTTCCTAGGTTGCAAGTTTTCTACCACCCTGACTTCAGTTTTCTATCTTGAAACTTGGGGTTTCAATTAGGGAATTTGAAGAAGCTGGAAACAAGTTactttcttgcttgctttgaaaaaacaattctgctgtttgtttgtttcaattaTTACAGTGAGAAGAACTGTTCAGGGATGTgggaagcatttaaaaatgcatttattaacAAGGATCCTTGCAACATTCTACCTAAGGACTATGAATTATTCATTAACCTGTCATTGCACACAATTCCACCTAACAAGGTAATGGTTATTAATGTTACGTTAACAGTCCTGTGACATCCAGCAGATTTTCCATGACACAGTTCCAGATTGACCAAGAGTCGTTCTGTGGATGACTCACGATTCGTTATTTTGGGTCTGTCTGTAGTTTACAGATGGCATTTTTCAATGTGTTTGGCTGCATTTATTTTCCGCAGTAACTTCTCGGCAGCTTCTCTGTTTTCATACCAAAGATCctccatttttccttttgtgcCGTGAGCGCTGTCGTAGTCCCTGAACTTCCACTTCTACTTTTCCTCACGTTAGGTGCTCTGCTGGCAAAGATTCTGCCTGCTATCGTCTTTTGCTTCCTCTCCTCACAGCCAAGTCTCAGGGCAATGACATGTTAAACAAACATCAACATGTTaaacaagcaaaagcagaaatgagATAAGACGCCGTTATATGGTGGGAAACAGTAAGGGTTTGATGTGCTGGCAATTGCAGACAACTGTGAAAGTGCAAAACCCACGGCTCTTCATGCCATCCTATCCCATCAGAATGTGTGTTTTGGCTTTCTCTAAAAAATTGtgctttaaagcattttttcctctagCACAATTATTCCTTATCTCTGAATGATACAGACTAAACCAATAAATACTCCTGTCAACATAGCTTAATTCATGAGAGAgttttgcaaacacagaaataaCAGCTAGACGTATGATTTTTTCACACCATAAGCCAACATAGCAGCGTGAGAGAATTCTGATAAGCTATATCTGGCTTATAAATATatgtcttccctttttttctccctttccctaaATCTGTATGCTGAGGAAGGCAAAGCTAGGCCTGACTGTATTTAATATAGGTCTATCTCTATTCCCATCATGGTATGAATGCCCCTCAAATCTCTAGTGATCAGAATTTAcaccactgtaaaaaaaaaacccgaacaattTTCTTCCTCTAAAGAGATAGCTAACATTTCTGGTTACtagctttattttgaaagaaataccaaaacatgttttaaactgtttttgaCACGCCATAATCTTATTGTGTCCACACCCAAGTGATGGTtcatttcttctctattttttttttccttctcctatgTAGTCTCTCTTCTGGGAAAATAATCAGCTGCTAGTCAATACCTTTGCTGGCAGAGGCCGTCGCTACATGTCTCTGGGTGATACTCTGTTTggcttctttggagattttctgAACTGGTGTGGGCAGGCAGACAGCGCTGGTAAGATGATGGATGCTGTATTCAACACCTGTCTGTAAAACCATAACTGAGACTGACTGCTGTGTTCTGGAGGAGCTAATTTTGCTCTTACCCCACGAAAAAGCAGGGGTAGCTCCACTGTCTCATTCCCTGCTGTTTTGTGTGAATATTTAACATTGCAGCCAAGGGAGCACACAGTGAAAAATCTAAACAGTGCTGCACAGGAGATAAACCTCCTGCTCAGTCCCCTGAATGTGGAGCTCTCTGCATCCTAGGTATAGAGTTAGAGCCATTTCAGCCAAATTATGGAATCCACAGAATGTCACTGTTTGTGTAAACTGCAAGGCATGGGAaatgatagaaaaaaaccccaactttcagCGTTATGTCAGACCATCTTCTGCGTTCAATGAGTAATGCTCAAATATATTTAATTGCTTTCTATGGTCACTTTTTATGACCGTTACCATCCCTCTAATAGCACAAATCACGTGCCTTCCTACAGAACTGGACTACGAATCTTGCCCTACCACGGAGGAGTGTGAAAACAACGCGGTGGAATCTTTCTGGAGGATGGCCTCAATCACTGTAAGTAGTGCATTAGTGTTGCCTTCGTAGGTTGGTGAGTGTGTCCTGGGAGGGTCAGGAAAGCATCGCTGGATCAAAACAAATTTAAGCCTGTAACTGTGCTAAATTACTTCCTCTGATACAAATACACTTGTTTAGACCAGGTACAGTGTTTTACCAAGAGGAACCTAACTTTCCCCTCAGCTAGATAACGTGTTAAAATTCTGTGTTAGCTTTGTTAATACATATTAAGCATATACTAAGCACAATAAGCACACTAGTTGTCTAGTGAATACAGGTCCTAAGTGACATTTGACATATGATCTTTATTCACAGATCAAACCCAACACAGAGTGCCAAAATGCTTTCTTCCTATGCTGAAAAAACTATTTACAGGTGTGAGAAAATTGTTTGAAAAGATGCACTGAATTAATGCATTGGCTATTTAGTTCTTGTCCTCTCTACTGCAGTGACCTGCGGCAGTGCTAGCTTGGTATTATTTTCAGGATTCTGATATTCTTGGTAAAATTCTTTCCTTGGTCATTGTCGCTTGCATAATACCGAGTCATATGACAAATCTGTAAGATatgagttctgaaaaaaaatacaaaattgttaTGTATTTCAGTACGCACGGCAGAGCTCTGGGGTGATACATGTCTTGTTGAATGGTTCTTCTGTCGGAGGGGCTTATCCAGAGCCAGGGTAAGAAAACGTACTTATTTCTGTGTACAAGGTCTGATGCCTACAAAAAAAAGGGTCAACCAGTTGTTTGTGTCTTCTGCTGCACAACGCAGGGGAAGTGTAGCTGAAAGAGGCTGTTGCATCAAAGTCTGCTGAGTTGTGGAGACAACTGTTAATTGTCCGTGGCTGTAGGAATGAACATGAAATGGATGGAAACAATCCTTTTGACTCCTGCATTTTACAGACTGCTGTGGCAAGCGGGATAAATGCTCTTTGAAAGCAGCCGTCAAGTCAGCCAACACGCTGTGGCAAAATGTGTGTCTTGAAAAAGCTGACTTGTTACAAAATTTCTGTTCAGGGACATCTCCAAGGAGAGGACATCCTTACAGGGAGTTTAGCCTCCGTCAGGACTAAGAGCAAAATTTTTAAGTTCTACAGTGAAGGTGCTTGGTCCTGCTATTTCTCCATGACCAAGAGAGGAGGTACCGTGAGATCCATTGTAGATTAAGGAAGCAAAAAAAGATCATTGAGAAGGATAATAGCAAGGATTGGCTTCCTCTTCTCCTTATTCCCTCATATATTAAGGACAGATGTGTTTTCCCTGATTTATAGGTGTACCACTAGGCAGAAGTTCATCTAAGCTTATAATGAAAATGTATTGTAAAAATACACCCTTAAGAACTTTTACTGAATATGTGGCTGTAGTGACTGCCTGCCTTTTatgaaaaatacatcttttctcaCTCAGCTACTGGTCTGTCcaaggcagattaaaaaaaaaatctttaaaaggcCCATAGAACAGATTCTACTCCTGTGTGTTCACTGAGGGctaaaaataaacattgaaaaGTATTTTATCTCCGGATAGAAGAGAAACAAGAGCCATCTGTTCCAAAACACCTACTACCTACTCACTTCCATTCCTCAAAAAGTCCACCTCTCTACACAGCTTTCAGTTAATCAAGAAGATTAATATGGTCTCCTTGGGTTGGTCGGGTGGTCAGCTGGGATCAAGTCTTCTGCAGATGATAATACCTGGCAGCAGGTCAATCCTCAGAATCCAGTATAGAGTCCTTATTTTAGAAACAGATTCCTTATTTATGTTAATCTACACATTCCTTATTTCAGAAACCCATTACACATAAATTAATTCTTTACACCAGTTCCCTGGGTTACCTGCCTGGTGGTATCGTGACCAGTGAGATTTCCACCACTGGAACACAGcctgccatgaaaaaaaaaacaagaccgGTTACTccatctgttttccttgctgtgTATCTTCTGGCCCATTTATAACTGAATTCATTTAAGAGATCTTGTTTGAAAGAGGCTTGGAGTTGAATAATTAATAGCAGAAAGTAATTTGAAAGATCTGCCTGTCTTCCTAAAcatctctctgctctgttttcaGGCATTTCAAAGCCACTTCCAAAGCTTATCCTGCGTTACAGTTTGTGCACTTAAATCATCATTAAGTCACCTGTTACTATTTCAGTTAAGGTTTATTTCTCACTTCACTGCAAAGTAACTTTGCTCATGCACACGGTATGACTTTAGTTGGCAGACTTTTTTAATAATATTAGGTGTTTCAAAAATTGGTTTACTGAAGCCAATTGTACACTGTTTTTCCATAGTTTCTGACTCCTCTAGTTAaagatttctttatattttggaGAAAGTTGCATTTTTGCTGGCAATAATATATgcatgaattaaaaataactggAATCTTTAGCTTTGGTTATATTTTCACTATGTGTTTAAGATAGGATTGGACACCTTGGACAAACAGCTGTTGCCTGCTGTTGCTGCTACCGGTCTCTGGTTAGCCACCGCTAACTGGAGTTGACCAGAGAGGACAACTGTTGGTATCCGCCTCCTCAGGTTACACTTCTACAGAAGGTTAAATTAACTTGCTAACTTCATGAACAGGTCTTGACTGGCTGCCAAAAGAGCCTCCAAGCCACAGCACCAGTAGTTTGCTGGCAGGCACTAGGAGAACAGAGCGGTGGTCACACTGCCACCACTGGCCTCATACAGGAGGTGACAATGAACAGTCCCTTTTAGTCTGGGGTGGGTGCCTCAGAGCATTTAAAGTGGCTAAGAGACACTGCAGCCCAGGTGGAGACATTTAAGACCCGTGAAAAGCAAATTGGAGCAGACACCTAGGCTCAGGCTTGGACCAAGCATTGGATGGAGACCCAGCACTTAACGAGCTTTCTGAAAggggtaaaaaggaaaaagagcaactAAAAAGTTGGAAATTGTGACAGTGCATCTTGCTGGAAGGGTAAGAAATCTGTGGCTTTGAAACGCCTGCACCtcacaaaaaaatcaatttgcaaaCATTAAAATAATCATTGGATTTGACatgtttagattagatatcaggaagacattctttcctgtgaaagtggtgagacactggaacaggttgcccagagaagctgtgaatgacccatccctggaggtgttcaaggccaggctggatggggcttcgggcaacctggtctagtgggaggtgtccctggccatggcaaggggtttggaactcagatctttaaggtcccttccaacccaaaccattctatgatttagttgccattttatttttttgttttaattgttatttAAATAGCTATCAAAGTCAATTTACACAAATCAATAAAGTGGAAGATTCCCTTGGGGAGGGATGGACATGTCTAGAAGTTTCTCCTTTATTTATGGTCTTATGTATCATAGACAAATACTTCATGTTACTGTTGCTGTGATTTTGTacctaaaaatatatttgtcttgaggctgttatttttttatttaaagtaaagtTGTATTGTATCTAAAAGCAATAACTACAAGAATgacctctttcttttttactaAGTATCAAGtgctttttagtttgtttctgcattttttaaagttcacTTCGTTTTGGTTCACCTCTAAGTTGTAACTTTTTTTCAGCTGAGCCCCTCTAAGATGAAGAATATGAAAACAAAGCTTCTGATTAAATGCCTTTGACCTTTGAGGACATTCAGAATGTGAATcagattttttcttctctgtattgaGTCTGATTGTAATCAGAAGATAGAAATGTAAAATCGAGCAGCCCCATATCCTACAGAAGTATCAGAGACTTGATTaatgcaaaggggaaaaaggttatttttttcatgttctttataGTTCTAAAAAGTTGTCTCTTGGATCAGTTTTTTTGCAGATTATGAAATACCTAAtcttcagaaagacaaaatcTCACAAATTGTCATCTGGGTTGTGGATGATATCGAAGGACCAGATAGGTAACCTATGTCTTCAAAAAAATTTAGTTTCTCCTTTTTGGACCTGTCTTTAAGATTTCACCTTAGCTTTCAGTTTGATTATATTTGCATagcaattaaaatacaaatattttggatGCTCTCACTAGCACAGAAGGAACACCCTGCCGTTCCCAAAGAGTATAGAAATACCGGAATTGgacaaaatataaatacattctaATATTAGTTCTGGAGTCCACTCTTAGTTAGAGAGATGCGTGTGTGGATCTCAGATCTTGAGTGAAGATATAGCACATACAGTTTTACTAAGAAAAGCGTCTATCTGAATTTTAGATTCAATGCTGACATTAAATAATTCTTTCACCTTGCCATAtgcattcttttcattttcacctaCCTTAACTGTTTGAAAATTAGTAGAAGCAGAGAAATACCACCAGGGGGCTCATCTTCTCTGAATATTTAAATCTAATAATAAAAAGTCGACTTTAAAAAGGTCTAAATTTGctgttaattaaaaagaaaaaaaaccaaaacagattagTCCAAACAGAATGGCCTGTTGGTCGATAGCCAAAGA
Proteins encoded:
- the BST1 gene encoding ADP-ribosyl cyclase/cyclic ADP-ribose hydrolase 2, which produces MMKSLLLSLLLVSVLFMNSFSEVQGRKWKGEGTTRNLESIAIGRCYDYIRIVNPAVGEKNCSGMWEAFKNAFINKDPCNILPKDYELFINLSLHTIPPNKSLFWENNQLLVNTFAGRGRRYMSLGDTLFGFFGDFLNWCGQADSAELDYESCPTTEECENNAVESFWRMASITYARQSSGVIHVLLNGSSVGGAYPEPGFFADYEIPNLQKDKISQIVIWVVDDIEGPDRDSCGIHTVKILENRLKTLGYDVTCTDNYKSVMFLLCLDHPDDSKCTLSSSAAAAQRGPISSNRGGSWDKLVFVSFVGFLLRFALVY